AGCCCTATTGCTGTCCAAAAAGCATCGCTTAGACCATACCAATAAGCTACTCCCGGAAGCCCCATCAAGAGCCATCCGCTCATATCGGAGGCTTCGGCGCTCATGGCAGTAACCCATGGTCCCAGTGTTCTTCCTCCAAGGAAATAATTTTCACTGCTTTCATTGGCACGCTTTGCATAATATAAGCCTATGCCAATGACAAATGCCATATATGCACACATGGCAATAAATATTTGTAGTTTGTCACCAGTCATTAACTTTCCTCCCTTAATAATTATAATAAATATAAAACTAGTCGTATAATTATACTAAAAATTTTTGGATATTTCAATGAAATTTGTTATTAAATCATTTATAATTAAAATAAATTACAAAAGAGGAGTGATTGTATGAAAATACAAGGTTTTTATCTTCTTCCCCATCCACCTATTATCATTCCAGAAGTGGGAACAGGAGAAGAAAGAAAAATTAAAAATACCGGGAATGCTTTTAGAGAAATAGCAAAGGAAGTACAGCAAAAAGCCCCTCATACTATCATTCTTATTACTCCCCACGGTACCATGTTTAACGATGCTATTAATTTAGTGTATGAAGATACCCTGCGAGGAAGCCTAAAACAGTTTGGGGTTCCGAATGTCAAAATGGAAGTAAAAATAAATAAATCCCTTACGAATAAAATATTTGAAATTGCTCGAGAAGAAAACATTCCCGCAGTTATGAGTACTAAAGAATTTCTTAAGGATTATAATATTTCTTTGTCTCTGGATCATGGGGCAATGGTGCCGCTTTATTTTATTAATCAGTATTATACCGATTATACTCTTGTTCATATTACTTATTCTCCTCTTTCTGTTGTGGAATTGTATCAATTTGGAATGGAAATAAAAAGAGCCGTTGAAGAATCTAATGAAAAAACGATCATTATTGCCAGTGGAGATTTGTCCCACAGGCTAAAAGATGAAGGGCCCTATGACTACAGCCCCTTTGGAGAAAAATTTGATAATGAATTTTTACATCATCTCCAGGAAGGAGATGTAATGAATGTGTTTAAAATGGATAAAAAGACTGTACAAAATGCAGGAGAATGCGGCAGAAGATCTGTTCTTATCATGTTGGGTGCATTGGATAGGTCTGCCTTTAAAGGCCATTTATTAAGCTATGAAAAAACTTTTGGTGTAGGATATGGTATTATGAGGTTTGAAATTACAGGTGATGAGGATTCAAGATTAGAAACTATTAAGAATTTGAGCTATGAAAAAAAGCAAAATCAAAAGGACCCTTATGTCAAATTAGCAAGGGACAGCCTTACCTCTTATTTAGAAACAGGAAAATTTTTAGATAAAATTCCGTCCTATGTCACTTCAGAAATGAGGAATACTAAGAGAGGCGTTTTTGTATCCTTAAAAAAAGACGGTGAACTCAGAGGTTGTATAGGAACTATTTTTCCCGCCACTTCTTCCATAGCCCATGAAATCATTAGAAATGCCGTAGAAGCTGGTATCCATGACCCAAGATTTTACCCAGTTGAGGCCCATGAATTATTAGATATAGATTTTTCAGTAGATGTATTAACAGAACCGGAAAAAGCAGACAAGAGTACTCTTGATCCCAAAGAATACGGTGTAATTGTAAGAAGCAAGGGCAGAACCGGTCTTCTGCTCCCAGATTTAGAAGGAATAGATACGATAGAAAAACAAATTGATATTGCCCTAAAAAAAGCAGGCATTCAGCCATCGGAGCAATATGATATTGAGAGATTTAGGGTAATACGACATAGGGAAGAATAAAACAGGAGGGCTTCATTTGAAAATAGAAGGAAAATTTTATGAGAAGTATAAAGATAAAATTCACTGCTATTTATGCCCCCATCATTGCATCATTGAAGATGGCAGTTACGGAAAATGTAAGGCAAGAATTCATGAAGGCGGTGTGCTCTATTCAATCAATTATGGAGAAGTAACTTCCATTGCTTTAGATCCTATTGAAAAGAAGCCTCTGCACTACTATAAACCGGGCTCATATATTTTATCTATTGGAAGCTTTGGATGTAATTTTACCTGCTCTTTTTGCCAGAACTATCAAATTTCTCAGTATAAGCACCAAAGCACCTACGTTTCTAAAGAAAATATGGTAGAAACGATTTTAGGTACAAAGAATAATATCGGAATTGCGTTTACGTACAATGAACCATCCATTTGGTACGAATATGTCTACGATATGGCAAAACATCTAAAAGAAACTCATCCAGCATCTTCTGTTGTCCTTGTAACCAATGGGTTTATCAATGAAGAACCCTTACGAGAGCTCCTGCCTTATATAGATGCCATGAATATTGATCTTAAAAGCTTTAATAATGATTATTATAAAGAACTTTGCGGAGGAAGAATTCAGCCTGTACTGAAAAGTATTGAATTAGCAGCAACTTCATGCCATGTAGAAATAACCACACTTTTAGTAAGTGGAGAAAATGACAATATGGAAGAAATTAAAAAAATATCGGAATTTATAAGCTCTATAAATTCCGATATTCCTCTTCATATTACGCGTTATTTTCCAAATTATAGGCTCAACAATCCCCCTACGGACAAAAGAATCATGTACGAGGCAGAAAAGATAGCCAAAAAATATCTGTCCCATGTTAAATTAGGTAATATATATTAATAAAAAGACAACAACCGTAGATAAAAGAATACTGATGAAGTTTACAAAATCATTATTAAATAGCTTACATCCTCTAATGAGCGTGTTAGGTTTTCCATTATAAAATGGTTTTTCGGTTTCTTTTTTTAAGCTTTCATTGTAATAAATCCCTTGTAGAGTTGCACCTAGGATTGAATCGATAAGACTTCCTAAAATACCTCCTAGAAAAATAAATATAAAGGTCTGAACATGAGAAAAGGGATATAGATTTAATTGAAATAAAATCATTGTAATAATTGCGGAAAAAGCGATCAGTAAAGAACCTAAAAGGGACATAAGCATTCCAAATAAACTAACTGCTCCAGAGGTTCCTTTTGAAACTTTTTTAAAAGTTCTTAGAGATATAGGTGATGATTCTCTTAGTACGCCCAATTCACTTGCCCAGGTATCCGCATTAGAAGCTGCAATCGAGGCTCCGATTAAAATAAGATACATTGGATGAGAAGTAGAAAAATACAACAGAGAATACAACAACCCCACTCCCCCATTGGCGAAGACTTGGTAAATGTCTCTTCCACCACTTTTTTCGTAGTGCTTTTCGATTTCTTTCTTATAATTTCTTTTTATAAAAGTAAAAATAGTAGAAGTTCCAAAGAAAATAATGATAAGAAAGGAGCCATACAGGCCGGAACCAAAAAAGATTCCAGTACCGAGGATTATGGCTCCTATGGCTCCGCTTAGAGTTAATGCATGTTTTTTATATGCTATGTATGAAATGCTAATACTTGCAATAAGACCAATAAAAAGTTTAATAAAATACTGCAAAAGCTCACCTCATTAAATCAGAACTCGGTTTTTTAGTATAATGGCAATAATGTTTCCTCCAATAGCACCAGCAACTACCTGAAGTACATTATAAGGGATTCCAGATAAGCCCGCTGCAATTGCAGGAATAAGACCATCATTTGAAAGCGTTAATATTACGCCTCCGATGAAATATACAAATATCATACAGAAACCTCCAGCAACAATTCCTATTAATTTTTGCGGCATAGATCTTGCATTTGAACATAATTTCCCCACAACGTACCCTTCCAAGCCTTTTGCAACTAAAGTGATTGGTATCCAAACAGGATATCCCAGGAGTAAATCAGCTAATGCTGAGCCAAGCCCTCCCGTAATCATTCCTACCTGAGGTCCAAACACAAGAGCAGAAGCAAAAATCATTATATCTCCAAAATTAAGAAATCCTTGACTTCCAATAGGTATTGAAATAGTCATGGTCATAACAGTAACTAACGCTGCCATTAAAGCTGTAATTGTTAGCTTTTTTGTAGTCATCATATCGGCCTCCATTCTTTATATATTTTTCCCTTTATTATATTAAAAAATTGTGGCCAAAGCCACAATTCATTGTAGATTTTCTGGATTTAGATTCTCTAATTCAGGAATCACAAATCGTCCATCTTTTCTAATTAGGACATCATCAAAATATATTTCTCCTCCGCTGTATTCCGGTGTTTGTATATATACTAAATCCCAGTGAATGGCTGAGCGGTTCCCGTTAAAGCAATTGCCATAAGCATTTCCTGGAGTAAAGTGAATGGAACCAGCAATTTTTTCATCGAATAAAGTTTCTTTCATTGGTTTTGTAATATATGGGTTTACTCCTATGGCAAATTCTCCGATATATCTCGCACCCTCGTCCGTATCTAATATTTTATTGAGCCTTTCCGTATTGTTAGAAGTGGCATGAATTATTTTTCCATCTTTAAATTCAAACTGTATATTATCAAAGGTAAATCCCTGATATTCGGAGGGGGCATTATATGTTATGATCCCGTTGACAGAGTCTTTTACAGGAGCAGTATAAACCTCTCCGTCTGGTATATTCATTTTTCCATCACATTTTATTGCAGGAAGTCCTTTTATCGAAAAGGATAGATCTGTACCCTTTCCGACAATTCTTACTTTATCGGTATTCTCCATTAATCTCACAAGGGAATCCATAGCTTTTGACATTTTGGCATAATCTAGATTACATACATTGAAATAAAAATCTTCAAAGGCTTCCGTGCTCATATCTGCCAGTTGTGCCATAGCAGAGGAAGGATAGCGCAAAACAACCCATTTGGTTTTAGGAACGCGGATCTCTGTATGCACCTGTTTCCAAAAATACTTATAATAAATATCCATTTTATCATGGGGTACATCTGAATACTCAGATGCATTTCTTAAAGATGTAAAACCAATAAACGCATCCATTTCATTCATTCTATAGGCTTCATATTTAGCCATAGTTTTCATATGTTCTTCAGAAGTACCTAGATAGAGTTCTCTAAGAATACTATGATCATTTAATTGAACAAAAGGAAAACCTCCTG
The genomic region above belongs to Defluviitalea saccharophila and contains:
- the amrA gene encoding AmmeMemoRadiSam system protein A; protein product: MKIQGFYLLPHPPIIIPEVGTGEERKIKNTGNAFREIAKEVQQKAPHTIILITPHGTMFNDAINLVYEDTLRGSLKQFGVPNVKMEVKINKSLTNKIFEIAREENIPAVMSTKEFLKDYNISLSLDHGAMVPLYFINQYYTDYTLVHITYSPLSVVELYQFGMEIKRAVEESNEKTIIIASGDLSHRLKDEGPYDYSPFGEKFDNEFLHHLQEGDVMNVFKMDKKTVQNAGECGRRSVLIMLGALDRSAFKGHLLSYEKTFGVGYGIMRFEITGDEDSRLETIKNLSYEKKQNQKDPYVKLARDSLTSYLETGKFLDKIPSYVTSEMRNTKRGVFVSLKKDGELRGCIGTIFPATSSIAHEIIRNAVEAGIHDPRFYPVEAHELLDIDFSVDVLTEPEKADKSTLDPKEYGVIVRSKGRTGLLLPDLEGIDTIEKQIDIALKKAGIQPSEQYDIERFRVIRHREE
- the amrS gene encoding AmmeMemoRadiSam system radical SAM enzyme gives rise to the protein MKIEGKFYEKYKDKIHCYLCPHHCIIEDGSYGKCKARIHEGGVLYSINYGEVTSIALDPIEKKPLHYYKPGSYILSIGSFGCNFTCSFCQNYQISQYKHQSTYVSKENMVETILGTKNNIGIAFTYNEPSIWYEYVYDMAKHLKETHPASSVVLVTNGFINEEPLRELLPYIDAMNIDLKSFNNDYYKELCGGRIQPVLKSIELAATSCHVEITTLLVSGENDNMEEIKKISEFISSINSDIPLHITRYFPNYRLNNPPTDKRIMYEAEKIAKKYLSHVKLGNIY
- a CDS encoding DUF92 domain-containing protein, encoding MQYFIKLFIGLIASISISYIAYKKHALTLSGAIGAIILGTGIFFGSGLYGSFLIIIFFGTSTIFTFIKRNYKKEIEKHYEKSGGRDIYQVFANGGVGLLYSLLYFSTSHPMYLILIGASIAASNADTWASELGVLRESSPISLRTFKKVSKGTSGAVSLFGMLMSLLGSLLIAFSAIITMILFQLNLYPFSHVQTFIFIFLGGILGSLIDSILGATLQGIYYNESLKKETEKPFYNGKPNTLIRGCKLFNNDFVNFISILLSTVVVFLLIYIT
- a CDS encoding ECF transporter S component codes for the protein MMTTKKLTITALMAALVTVMTMTISIPIGSQGFLNFGDIMIFASALVFGPQVGMITGGLGSALADLLLGYPVWIPITLVAKGLEGYVVGKLCSNARSMPQKLIGIVAGGFCMIFVYFIGGVILTLSNDGLIPAIAAGLSGIPYNVLQVVAGAIGGNIIAIILKNRVLI
- a CDS encoding aminopeptidase, with the translated sequence MHGPRIATLARTLVQYSVNVQKGEKVLIQCNGVEPSLVNALIKEVYAAGGFPFVQLNDHSILRELYLGTSEEHMKTMAKYEAYRMNEMDAFIGFTSLRNASEYSDVPHDKMDIYYKYFWKQVHTEIRVPKTKWVVLRYPSSAMAQLADMSTEAFEDFYFNVCNLDYAKMSKAMDSLVRLMENTDKVRIVGKGTDLSFSIKGLPAIKCDGKMNIPDGEVYTAPVKDSVNGIITYNAPSEYQGFTFDNIQFEFKDGKIIHATSNNTERLNKILDTDEGARYIGEFAIGVNPYITKPMKETLFDEKIAGSIHFTPGNAYGNCFNGNRSAIHWDLVYIQTPEYSGGEIYFDDVLIRKDGRFVIPELENLNPENLQ